The proteins below come from a single Bactrocera tryoni isolate S06 unplaced genomic scaffold, CSIRO_BtryS06_freeze2 scaffold_25, whole genome shotgun sequence genomic window:
- the LOC120780600 gene encoding uncharacterized protein LOC120780600 isoform X2, with protein sequence MKGRPGHMEGIDVNTALAEERRWRQISPVSAEMDIEDNQLTPKTVTSSIAAPRASAPPIAAPRTRSLESAKAIIGCNT encoded by the exons ATGAAAGGACGTCCAGGCCATATGGAAGGTATCGATGTGAATACAGCTCTAGCTGAAGAGCGGCGATGGCGACAGATTTCACCAGTAAGCGCTG AAATGGACATAGAAGACAACCAACTTACTCCCAAGACTGTGACGTCCTCCATTGCTGCACCTAGAGCATCAGCTCCACCCATCGCCGCACCAAGGACACGAAGTCTTGAGTCCGCCAAAGCAATCATCGGATGCAACACCTAG